The window ATCCAATGGATATAGGCGCCTGGGCAGACACAAACAGCGGTAACAGGAATAATGGAAGGGATACCATACGCCGTTTCAGGCCCCTGGTAGTTAGCAGGAAAAGGGCTGACTTAGCATCATTAGCGTTCATTTCTTAATCAGGAATCAGTTAAAAGCCGTTTGTGAACTGTAGAATTACGCCATTTCCCTTCTTACTGCCTTCGCTGGAGATATAGAGATCCCCGCTATTGCTGAAAGTGAATCCCTCCGGCTGGCGAAGCTGATCTTTATCCAGCGATATTAGTTTCTGTATCTGACCCTGCTGGTCAATTGATAACAGCAGGAAATTTTCTGCATCCAGCAGGTACAGTTCTCCGGTTGCTTCATGGATCTCAAGTGATGAAGGCTGTAAAGCATCATATTTGCTTTTCTGCTTTTTACCTCCGGATTTTAGCTTTTCCTGCGCAAGTGGTATGGTGATCACTGGCTTTTGCTGCATTTTTTTATCGGCCAGTGAAAATGCATAGATGCCTTTGTTGTCGCCAAGCCTTTCATCGTAACCTTTGGGGGCAATCAGCAGCCGGTTATTTGCTTTATCATAAGCCAGGCCTTCGGTATCCTGTGTTTTGGCCAGCACTGTTTTATACAATGAGGTTTTGGGCTGGCCATCCAGGAGAGGAGTAACCTCATAAAGTGCGCCATCGCTGCGCAGCACAAAGGCTGAATTTTCCACTACGGCAATGCCTTCATAATCACCACCTTCAGCAAATTCTATTTTACGCGTAACGGCTTTTTTATTCAGGTCGTACAGGTAAATAATCCCCTCCTCGTCCTGAACACATGCCAATATGTTATTTTCCAGCAGGGCAATGCCAGATACCTCACGCAGTTCAGCGGGCAGCTCCCATTTTGCTTCAGGCACCGGGAGGGAAGAAGGGCTTTGAGGAGCGTTTGTGTGGGTAGTAGGAGCAGCAGTCGCCGGAGCAAAGGAAGCCGCTTCAGTGATAAGGGACTGTTGTTCCTGCAGCAGACCTTTTTCATTGAACAGGAGCACTAGCTCATCATTCTCATTTTCGAGCTCTACTTTAAAGAATGTTTTTTGATTTTGCAGTACCCGGTGTACTTCATCTATGTTTTGGTTTGCATATTTCTCCTGCAGATATTCCAGTGCAGCAGCAGGTAAATATTGATCCTGAATTTCTTCACTGTATTTAATAAGGGTTCCATCAGCACTGAATACAGCGCTTCGTTCCCTTGTACTTATTTCAAAATCAACTTCATAAAAGCCCTGCACCACATCCCACTCTACCCGCTCTGCTGTTGGATGCATATTTATAAAGCTTTTCTCTACAGCTTCCGGTACGTTTGTTTTGTACCAGTTACCGTCACACCCACTCATACCGGCAATTCCTGCCAGCGTTAAGCTTAAAATCACCAGCTTCTTCATCTTCAGACTATTAAATTACTTAGCAAGAATACTCCCTGAATCTGAAGGAAATCTGGAGATTTAGGTGTTAGGGGTCAAAAACTGAAAAATGAATACAAAGAATATGTTCTCCTGCTGCATATTGATAGCTTGGCTTCAGGTTATACAGGTCGCATATTTTCTTAACCAGGGCAAGGCCTATGCCCAGGGACTCGGGAGTTCCGCCGCCGCTTTTGAAGCGTGTAAAGTACTGCTCTGTTGAGGCTGCTTTTTCTTCTCCTGTATTTTTAATGCAGAGTTTTTCCCCGCTAAGCGATACGGCAATGCTCCCTCCGGGGTAGTTGTGCCGTACGGCATTTACCAGCAGGTTGGAAACCAGTATTTCTGCCAGGCCCCGGTTAATATTAATGTGAACGGGCGCCAGTGTTGCCGGTAACAAATTGATTTCTTTCATACTGATCATCTCCTGCAACTGATCCAGCTGTTCTGCAACCAGTTTGTGGAAAGGCAGGTCTTCCTGCTCTCTAAA of the Flammeovirgaceae bacterium 311 genome contains:
- a CDS encoding hypothetical protein (COG3204 Uncharacterized protein conserved in bacteria): MKKLVILSLTLAGIAGMSGCDGNWYKTNVPEAVEKSFINMHPTAERVEWDVVQGFYEVDFEISTRERSAVFSADGTLIKYSEEIQDQYLPAAALEYLQEKYANQNIDEVHRVLQNQKTFFKVELENENDELVLLFNEKGLLQEQQSLITEAASFAPATAAPTTHTNAPQSPSSLPVPEAKWELPAELREVSGIALLENNILACVQDEEGIIYLYDLNKKAVTRKIEFAEGGDYEGIAVVENSAFVLRSDGALYEVTPLLDGQPKTSLYKTVLAKTQDTEGLAYDKANNRLLIAPKGYDERLGDNKGIYAFSLADKKMQQKPVITIPLAQEKLKSGGKKQKSKYDALQPSSLEIHEATGELYLLDAENFLLLSIDQQGQIQKLISLDKDQLRQPEGFTFSNSGDLYISSEGSKKGNGVILQFTNGF
- a CDS encoding histidine kinase (COG0642 Signal transduction histidine kinase); amino-acid sequence: MLAMGWIFLLLLIGLVLINYYINKFIWRHFYDTLNKIKRYSLSKYTPLQLKHTSTKEFQELNEVLLAMTDKMYRDYLNLKEFTENASHEIQTPLAIVNNKLELFMQSDTLNQQQAQMLEEIWAPINRLGRLNKTLILLTRIENQEFREQEDLPFHKLVAEQLDQLQEMISMKEINLLPATLAPVHININRGLAEILVSNLLVNAVRHNYPGGSIAVSLSGEKLCIKNTGEEKAASTEQYFTRFKSGGGTPESLGIGLALVKKICDLYNLKPSYQYAAGEHILCIHFSVFDP